The Candidatus Nealsonbacteria bacterium genomic interval GTGATACTCGGTTTTATGCTTCAACATCATCCAAACAACATTTAGATGGGGCAAGTCTTCCTAAAGATATAATATAATTCTTTTCTGTTTCAGTTTTAGAATTACCAGTATTCGGTATTCACTTCCTGTAATAGTTGAAATTAGTTGAACATTCCAATATCGACTAAGAAGTAATTTAATTAAGAGTAGTAACCGACGTATACCAATAACGCAGGTAATTCTTGCCCCTAACCCATAACATTAACGGAAGGACACCTTATCCAGTGGGAGCGCTTAAAGCTTTATTATTTTTAGACCGATAAATGAAAAGGAATAAGATAAGTAAGGTTTTTTCCATAATTGAGGTCACATTAGCGGGAACCTTTTTTAGAACAAAAAACCGCTTCGGTTGAAGCGGTTTTTAAAGTCATTACTATCTTGCGAGTTTAAGTATCATTCTGTGTTCTTCAGGCTCTAGGGAGACAATCTCAAAGCCATATTCTTTTTCGGGGAGCAATTCTTCAGACATCTTTTCAATAGTTCCAAATTCTGAAACATGGCATAGGCCTTGGATTTTACCACTTTCTAGGTCTTTGCTTGATATTAGTTGAATAAATGCTCCAAATGGATTTATTTTACTAACTTTTCCCTTAACAATATCTCCGATCTTATATTTATCTTTTATTTTATCCCAAGGATTATTCCTCAATGATTTAAGGGATAAAAAGACTCTGTCATTTGATATCTCAATTATTTGTGCGTTAACCTTATCTCCTTCCTTTACTACTTCTGAAGGACTTTTAATTATTTGCCAAGCCATTTCAGATATATGTATTAATCCATCGACACCATCTCCGAATGAAATAAATGCTCCAAAGTCAGCAATTCCAGTAATTTCTCCTTCGACTATATCTCCGGCCTGATATTCCTTAAGAAGCTCTTTAGTTTTTTCCATTTCTTTTATCTTTTCAGAAAGGATTAGTTTCTCATCCTTCTTGGAGAAGTCTAGAATCTTAACATCCATTTCTTTACCAATAAATTTTTGAAGTTCTTGTAATATCTTAGATGTATTACCACCTTCTACTTTAGGATAATTTTTTGATGATAACTGTGATACTGGGAGAAATGCCGGTATATTCATTAGTTTTGCTAGCAAACCTCCTTTATTGGCTCCAACAACTTTAACTTTAATGATATCTTCATTATCCTTTTTTTCCTTGAGTGTGTCCCATGCAAGTTCTAAGCCGGCATCATTAGCTGAAAGCTCAATGTAACCATCATCATTCTCAAGAGAAACTATTTTAGCCATTACCTTGTCTCCGTTTTTTACTCGTCTTAGAAGGTCTTTAGCAATCTGGTATTCTTTTCCAAAAATAACACCAGGACTGAAAGCTCCCAAGTCAATATAAAGGGCGGAACGTCCCTTGCCAACGACAATCCCTTCTACTATATCACCAGCTTTAAATCTTTTGCTGGGGCTGTATTTTTCTAGTAATTCCTTCATATTTTTATAATATCTGGATTCTATATCAAACATTGAATTTTTGCAAGGGATATGGTAATATCAGAAAATGAAGTTGTTTTTTAATGATTAATTTATATGAATATTACTTGGCACGGACAATCTTTCTTTCGTATCACTACTCAAAAAGATAAGAATACGGTAGATGTAGTTATAGATCCCTATAACAAAGAGAGCGGGCTTACTCCTCCAAAGGTTAGGGTAGATATTTTAATAGTTAGCGATAATAAGCTTGATCAGAAATCGTTTCCTAATATTGAGGGAAGTCCTTTTTTGATTTCTTTTCCTGGAGAATATGAAGTAAAAGATGTTTTTGTTCAGGGGCTGACCGAAGACCATAAAACAACTTTTTACTTTATTGAGGCAGAGGGAATAAGGATTTGCCATCTTGGTAAATTCTCTCAAAAAGAAATGAGCCCTGATCAATTAGAATCATTGGGGGACGTTGATATTCTTTTTCTTCCAATCGGAGGGGGCGATACCATTGAAGCTAAAGACGCAGCTAAAATTGTTGCTCAAATTGAACCCAAAATAGTGATACCAATGAATTACAAAATTCCAGGGCTCAAGGATAAATTAGAAGGCCTTGATGAGTTTTTAAAAATAATGGGAATAGAAACAAAAGAAGAACTAGCTAAGTTGAGCATTAAACAAAAAGATCTTTCTTTTGAAGAAAAGAAGCCAGAAATAGTTATTCTTAGTCCTAAAAATTGATCAAAATAAGTAAATTTTTTGAAAATGAAAAAACCCTCAGATAAAAATAACCTAGATTTTCAGAACAAAATCGGGCAGATAAAGACAATGGACATTACTGAAGAATTGCAGAAGAGCTATATTGATTATGCAATGTCGGTCATAGTTTCAAGGGCACTTCCTGATGTAAGGGACGGGCTAAAGCCTGTCCAAAGGCGAATACTTTATGCGATGCATGAAGACGGATTAAAACATACGGCTAAATTTCGTAAATCAGCTAACGTTATAGGTTCTGTCTTGGGAAGATACCATCCTCATGGGGATGTCGCTGTTTACGAGGCGATGGTAAGAATGACTCAGGACTTTTCTTTTCGTTATCCTCTTGTTCAAGGACAGGGTAATATGGGATCAATTGATGGTGACGGAGCTGCGGCATATCGTTACACCGAAGCTCGGCTTTCTAAAATTGGAGAAGAGTTATTAAGGGATATTGAAAAAAATACGGTTGAATTTTCAGATAATTATGATGGATCACAAAGAGAACCTACCGTTTTACCCGCTCCCTTTCCTGAACTTCTTTTAAATGGAACATTGGGTATTGCTGTAGGAATGGCTACTTCTATACCACCTCATAATCTCACTGAGGTTATTGATGCAACAGTTCATCTTATTCATAATCCAGAAGCTACAACAGAAGACCTTTTTGAATTTATTAAGGGACCGGACTTTCCTACCAGAGGTCAAATATATGACCAAAAAGAAATCATAACGGCTTATTCCCAGGGCAGGGGTCCAATAGTCATAAGAGGAAAAGCGGATATTGTTGAGTCAGAAAAATCAAAACAAAGGCAGATATTAATTACAGAGATACCTTATCAGGTGAACAAATCATCTCTTGTTGAGCAATTCGCAAAATTAGTATCAGAAAAGAAAATAGAAGGAATAAAAGATATAAGAGATGAGTCTGACAGAGAAGGATTAAGAATTGCGATTGATCTTAAGGGAGAAGCGCAACCTAAAAAAATTATCAATCGTCTTTATAAATTCTCTAACCTTCAAAAAACTTTTCATCTCAATATGCTTGCTCTGGTTGATGGTATTCAACCTAAAATTCTTAGTCTAGCAGAGGTTTTAAGTCATTACCTTATTCATCGCAAAGATGTAATTTATCGACGAACTAAATTTGAATTAGACAAAGCAAAGGAAAGAACACATATCTTAGAAGGGTTAGTAAAAGCTTTAGTTAATATAGATAGGTGTATAAAAATCATCAAAGAATCAAAGAGCAAGGATGAAGCGGCTCAAAACTTAATGAAGGCTTTCAAGCTTAGTCAAATACAGGCTAACGCAATTCTAGAAATAAGGCTTCATCAATTAGCAAAACTTGAAAGACAAAGAATTGAAGATGAGTTGGCAAAGAAATTGAAAGAAATAAAAGAACTAGAGGCAATCTTAAAGAGTCCGAAGAGAATGAACTCAATTATTGAAAAAGAATTACTAGAAGTTAAGAAGAATTTTGGAGACGAGAGAAAGACTAAGGTTTATCTTCAGAAGCTTGAGGAAATTGCAGAAGAAGACCTTATACCACTTGAAGACACTATCATTACCCTTACTAGTGGAGGATATATTAAAAGGATAAATCCATCTACATACAAGATACAAAAACGGGGCGGAAGAGGTATTTTAGGAATGAAGACCGTTCAAGATGATTTAGTAGAACATTTTATTGAAGCAAAGACCCATGATTCACTACTTTTCTTTACTGATTCCGGTAAGGTTTTCAGGATTCTGGCCTATGAGATTCCAGAAGGCACAAGAGTTGCCAGGGGAAGGGGTATATTTAATTTCTTAGAAATATCTTCTCAAGAGAAAGTTCTTTCAATTATTCCTCTTCAAAAAGAAGACGTTGAGAAGAATATTAAATATCTAGTAATGGGAACAAGAGATGGAGTTATAAAGAAGACGCCGATTGACGACTTCAAGAACATTCGTCGTTCTGGACTAATCGCCATTAACTTAAGAAAGAATGATCTTTTGAGAAAGGTTTGCAAAACAACCGGAGAAGATGATATAATAATGGTTACCAACAAGGGTCAATCAATAAGGTTTAAAGAAAAAGATGTAAGAGAGATGGGAAGGACTGCGGCCGGAGTAAAGGGAATTGCTCTTAAAAAGGACGACAAAGTGTTAGGTATGGATGTTGTTCGGAAAGAAGATGAATCAAAAGGATTCTTACTAGTTGTTACAAACAAAGGTTTTGGGAAGAAGACATTGCTTAAAGAATATCGAACCCAACAAAGAGGTGGCTCGGGTATTAAGGCACTAAATGTTACTTCCAAGATAGGAGATCTTTCTGTGTCAAAGGTGTTGTCCGGAGAAGAGGAAGAGTTGATGGTAATTTCTCAAAAAGGTCACATCATTAAGAGTAAGATATCTTTAATACCTAAGTTATCGCGGACAACTCAGGGAGTAAGGCTTATGAAGCTTGCAGATAAAGATATGGTTGCTTCTGCGATATGTAGCTAAATATTATTGACATTAATCAAAAAAAATAAGAAAATATATTATGAAGCGATGGGTTTTATTCATTATATTATTAGTAATTTTTTTAGTAATAGGTGGAAGCATTGATGCGACGACATTTAGAAACCCCATAAAGGCTGCAAACTTCACACAATTGCTAAACTTATTGATTAATTTTCTTTGGGTTCTTTCCCTTGCTTTATTGCCTCTTGCTATTATGATGTCAGCCTTTTACTTTCTAACAGGAGGAGGGAATGATAAGCAAATTACCGCTGCCAAAAATATATTACTCTATGCATTTATGGGTTTCATTATAATAACTGCGGCAAGAGGTCTAATTCCTAAGATTATCGGAGTTTTAACGACATAAAGAGATTATTTCCAAATTAAAAAGGTCGGATTTAAAATAAATAAAAAGAAAATATGAAAAAAATAATAATTTTAACCTTAATATTTCTAATGTTTGCAGTCCCGATGCTAGCCCTTGGAGCACCTGCTCCAGCAGGCGCTCCAGACACCCGAGTCGATGCTCCCAATCTTACAACAACAGAAATTATTAATAGAGTTGTCAACTTGATTTGGTGGGTTATTATCGCCGGAGCGGCTTTAGCAATAATTATAGCAGCAGTTTTGTTCTTGACATCTGCCGGTGATGGTGAGAAGATAGAGAAAGCTCGAGGTTATGTGTTAGGCGCGATATTAGCAATCGTTGTTGGTGCCGCTGCAAGAGGATTAGCAAAATTTGTTACATAAGGAATTTATTTTTTGCCCTCGATTCTTTTTGAGGAAAAGGGGGCTTTCCTTTGGGCAGGTGGTGGAATTGGCAGACACGTTAGTTTTAGGAGCTAATGCCGCAAGGTGTGTGGGTTCGAGTCCCACCCTGCCCACTAATGATATTTCTTGAAAAAGAAAAAAACACGCCACAAAGCGTGTTTTTCCTTTTAAGACACCTTATTTCTCTTTTATTTCTATTGAACTCTTTGGTTCTCTAATTATTCTTGGAATTCTTATGGTCAATATTCCTTCTTTCATAGCTGCATTTATTCTTGATGGATCAATTTCATCGGTGATGATAATCTTTCTTGAAAAATCCCCCCAATAACATTCTTGAAAAAAATAGTTCCTATTTTTATCTTCAGAAGGATTTTTACGATGCCCTTTTATTGTTAATAGATCATTCTCAACGGAAATATCTAATTCTTCGGACTTAATACCAGCTACAGCGGCTTGAATAACCATCTCTGTATCTGTTTGGTACACATCAATGGCAAGCTCTCCTTCTGGATCAGGCCACTTTTTATCGCTGATAGAATGAGATTTCCATTCAGTTTCTTTTTTGTTTTTATCTTCTGGTTTCATCATTTTCTAATTTACAAATACTTGGCATACTCCTGAGCTTTGAAAAGCACAGAAACACGACAAGGAAAAGTGTTATTAAGATTGCTGGCGCTAAAGACAAGAACCATTCGTTAGTTTCTGACATTATTATAGAAGAGTTATACAATCCGTGCAAGAGCATGGCTATTACCAGTCCTTTTACGATTAATATTTTTCTTTTTTTATCATTTAATATTGATATGGCGATATAATAACCCATAATTCCCGAAACTAGAGCATGAAGAAATGTTCCGCTCATAAATCGAATAAGGCTGCCAATTACAGCATCATTTATGGAAAGAGAGTTATCTATTAGCATTGGGGTCGAAACAGACACTGCAGCTAGAAATTCTTTTATAGGGAAAAGAAAGAGGATGTTCTCAAGAGCAGCAAATCCCATGGCAGCGGTTATTGCATATATCATAATGTCTACCGGCTCGTCACATTCAGGACTATTAAGAACGGAATACTTTACAACCATATATTTCACAAATTCTTCAGTAACAGCCGCAATAAATACTACCTGTATTAGCATTATGGCAAATAGGGGTATGTCCATTTCTCTTAGTATGTAGCTAGTGATAATTCCGATTAATAAGACTGGAAACGTTGAAATCATGCCATGAATAAAAACTTTCAGTATAGTTTTATTTGGTTCGGGGCGGACATCTTCTTTTAAAAAGAAAAGAAGCCATACGATACTGGGCAAGAAAGATAATATGGCGAAATATAAGAAGATCATTTATTTGATTTAGTCGGCCAATTATCAATCATTAATAATTCTTTTTTCTTTTTCAACGGCAAGTCTTTGTATATTTCTTCGGTTACAAAGGGAGCAAACGGGTGAAGTAACCTTAGTATATTCCCAAAGGTTTCCACTAGTACATATTGTCTTGATTTTTTTGTCTTTTTATCTTGAAGTACTAGTTTAGATTTTTCAAGTATTTTATCTGCAAAGTTATGCCAAGTATAGTGATAGATTGTTTCGGCTGCATGAGAAAACATATAATCCTCCATGTATTTGGTTACTTTTTCAGAAACCAAGCCAAAGTCACTTAATATCTTTTTATCTTCCTTGGTTAGAATTATTTTACCAGAGGGTTTGTAATCTTGGACATTAA includes:
- a CDS encoding S1 RNA-binding domain-containing protein; the protein is MKELLEKYSPSKRFKAGDIVEGIVVGKGRSALYIDLGAFSPGVIFGKEYQIAKDLLRRVKNGDKVMAKIVSLENDDGYIELSANDAGLELAWDTLKEKKDNEDIIKVKVVGANKGGLLAKLMNIPAFLPVSQLSSKNYPKVEGGNTSKILQELQKFIGKEMDVKILDFSKKDEKLILSEKIKEMEKTKELLKEYQAGDIVEGEITGIADFGAFISFGDGVDGLIHISEMAWQIIKSPSEVVKEGDKVNAQIIEISNDRVFLSLKSLRNNPWDKIKDKYKIGDIVKGKVSKINPFGAFIQLISSKDLESGKIQGLCHVSEFGTIEKMSEELLPEKEYGFEIVSLEPEEHRMILKLAR
- a CDS encoding MBL fold metallo-hydrolase, whose translation is MNITWHGQSFFRITTQKDKNTVDVVIDPYNKESGLTPPKVRVDILIVSDNKLDQKSFPNIEGSPFLISFPGEYEVKDVFVQGLTEDHKTTFYFIEAEGIRICHLGKFSQKEMSPDQLESLGDVDILFLPIGGGDTIEAKDAAKIVAQIEPKIVIPMNYKIPGLKDKLEGLDEFLKIMGIETKEELAKLSIKQKDLSFEEKKPEIVILSPKN
- the gyrA gene encoding DNA gyrase subunit A, producing MKKPSDKNNLDFQNKIGQIKTMDITEELQKSYIDYAMSVIVSRALPDVRDGLKPVQRRILYAMHEDGLKHTAKFRKSANVIGSVLGRYHPHGDVAVYEAMVRMTQDFSFRYPLVQGQGNMGSIDGDGAAAYRYTEARLSKIGEELLRDIEKNTVEFSDNYDGSQREPTVLPAPFPELLLNGTLGIAVGMATSIPPHNLTEVIDATVHLIHNPEATTEDLFEFIKGPDFPTRGQIYDQKEIITAYSQGRGPIVIRGKADIVESEKSKQRQILITEIPYQVNKSSLVEQFAKLVSEKKIEGIKDIRDESDREGLRIAIDLKGEAQPKKIINRLYKFSNLQKTFHLNMLALVDGIQPKILSLAEVLSHYLIHRKDVIYRRTKFELDKAKERTHILEGLVKALVNIDRCIKIIKESKSKDEAAQNLMKAFKLSQIQANAILEIRLHQLAKLERQRIEDELAKKLKEIKELEAILKSPKRMNSIIEKELLEVKKNFGDERKTKVYLQKLEEIAEEDLIPLEDTIITLTSGGYIKRINPSTYKIQKRGGRGILGMKTVQDDLVEHFIEAKTHDSLLFFTDSGKVFRILAYEIPEGTRVARGRGIFNFLEISSQEKVLSIIPLQKEDVEKNIKYLVMGTRDGVIKKTPIDDFKNIRRSGLIAINLRKNDLLRKVCKTTGEDDIIMVTNKGQSIRFKEKDVREMGRTAAGVKGIALKKDDKVLGMDVVRKEDESKGFLLVVTNKGFGKKTLLKEYRTQQRGGSGIKALNVTSKIGDLSVSKVLSGEEEELMVISQKGHIIKSKISLIPKLSRTTQGVRLMKLADKDMVASAICS
- a CDS encoding Hsp20/alpha crystallin family protein: MKPEDKNKKETEWKSHSISDKKWPDPEGELAIDVYQTDTEMVIQAAVAGIKSEELDISVENDLLTIKGHRKNPSEDKNRNYFFQECYWGDFSRKIIITDEIDPSRINAAMKEGILTIRIPRIIREPKSSIEIKEK
- a CDS encoding PrsW family intramembrane metalloprotease yields the protein MIFLYFAILSFLPSIVWLLFFLKEDVRPEPNKTILKVFIHGMISTFPVLLIGIITSYILREMDIPLFAIMLIQVVFIAAVTEEFVKYMVVKYSVLNSPECDEPVDIMIYAITAAMGFAALENILFLFPIKEFLAAVSVSTPMLIDNSLSINDAVIGSLIRFMSGTFLHALVSGIMGYYIAISILNDKKRKILIVKGLVIAMLLHGLYNSSIIMSETNEWFLSLAPAILITLFLVVFLCFSKLRSMPSICKLENDETRR